The following coding sequences are from one Chelonoidis abingdonii isolate Lonesome George chromosome 4, CheloAbing_2.0, whole genome shotgun sequence window:
- the G0S2 gene encoding G0/G1 switch protein 2, translating to METMQELIPFAKEMLSQKPNSKMVKIYMLGSVLAFFGVVISLVETVCSPFTSEEQLQEEEEKRPPLAKEHTAPQKQGDLIVEKSKEQDVMQRNLVIRQRAS from the coding sequence ATGGAGACCATGCAGGAGCTGATTCCCTTTGCCAAAGAAATGCTCAGCCAGAAGCCCAATAGCAAGATGGTCAAGATCTATATGCTGGGCAGCGTGCTGGCTTTCTTCGGGGTGGTTATTAGCCTAGTGGAGACAGTCTGCAGCCCTTTCACCTCTGAAGAGCAGCTacaagaagaggaggagaagagaccTCCCCTGGCCAAAGAGCATACAGCTCCCCAGAAACAGGGGGATTTGATCGTGGAGAAGAGCAAAGAGCAGGATGTAATGCAGAGGAACTTAGTGATCAGGCAGCGTGCATCCTAA